The Paenibacillus sp. FSL R7-0204 genome includes a region encoding these proteins:
- a CDS encoding helix-turn-helix domain-containing protein, which translates to MNILETIGLRIRELRLDKQWTQEKLGEVIGVSYSYVGRIERGQKNISLQTLEKIAKALEVNEAEFFTYSHTEKINPSEKMREIQEINFMLYKQDLQSILKIKPVLQEMLKQMKK; encoded by the coding sequence ATGAATATCTTGGAAACGATTGGACTACGGATTCGAGAATTACGACTAGACAAACAATGGACGCAGGAAAAGCTCGGTGAAGTAATCGGAGTATCATATAGTTATGTCGGCAGAATTGAACGGGGACAGAAAAACATCTCGCTTCAAACCTTAGAAAAAATCGCTAAAGCCCTAGAGGTGAATGAAGCGGAATTCTTTACATACTCCCATACTGAAAAAATCAATCCAAGTGAAAAAATGAGAGAGATCCAAGAAATAAACTTCATGCTATACAAGCAGGATCTTCAATCGATTCTAAAAATTAAGCCTGTTTTACAGGAGATGTTAAAACAGATGAAAAAATAA
- a CDS encoding AAA family ATPase, whose amino-acid sequence MDRTLNLLNRIILILTAIYAFMAVLGAFSSDPAVDHAEVVFLCYGATAFLLFLTGLSLPRKVAEICAIIAYGCFAFSVACGLFGLSIAGLAAGVAVIVAIMRQRYQNLDSVYITGCMLSYWIVMYGFAVTLIGKVPLITKGWDVIFYPFYYEGIKHIALSWRGLLVLFGGWLFARFVNRARMATYQATKQSQVETPVQVYTQPTRPVQRVSAAAAVLAVPEPPILQEAIDDEEYGDEEEYIEDNEDENEVSEDREEVLHAALAALDQMVGLAPLKAEIQSFMKHMHGHLITQRLGKIASTKPTLHMIFSGPPGTGKTEMARIMVDLLYGLNLIEERVLIEADRSSIVGTHIGQTEERMIHLLEAAWGGVLFIDEAYALAKSDSPSDFGQEAIDVLIKAMEDYREDIVVIMAGYASDMERFLDMNQGFRSRVSYAFAFADYTPHELSQIALHMLEAKGYDCSFIKDEIQGIVNFCHRNGAIQGNGRWARNFVERIVKEHNVRVSAENTDRYVGKILPDDLRLAAGMPRKYGDQEINHAAIGKRELRDEAMQELQAMVGLTSLKEQVQSILHHVEVEQKRIQQGLSTEAISMHMLFEGSPGTGKTTVARIIGKFLNGLGLLTNGHVVETDRSGIVGRFIGHTEANMRELIAKAKGGILFIDEAYALAKTDSPNDFGREAIDVLVKAMEDHRGELVVILAGYSKEMQDLLSLNPGLSSRIPFRFGFADYDAHEIVEIVKRSFASKQFVLTADAVEALEERVAALSAQAEGLEGNGRWARNLLDKVRMEQNNRLVRIGASDLMTIEAEDIERVIQHM is encoded by the coding sequence ATGGATCGTACACTTAACCTATTAAATCGAATCATTTTAATCCTAACTGCTATTTATGCATTTATGGCTGTACTAGGTGCGTTTTCCAGCGATCCCGCTGTTGATCATGCTGAAGTCGTTTTTCTCTGCTATGGCGCGACTGCTTTTTTGCTGTTCTTAACAGGTCTTTCTCTCCCGCGAAAAGTGGCGGAGATTTGTGCCATTATTGCTTACGGTTGTTTTGCTTTTAGTGTTGCTTGTGGCCTCTTTGGCTTGTCGATCGCAGGGCTTGCCGCAGGCGTTGCAGTTATCGTTGCAATTATGCGCCAGCGATATCAAAACCTAGACTCCGTCTATATTACAGGTTGTATGCTTTCGTATTGGATTGTGATGTATGGTTTCGCGGTTACGCTTATCGGCAAGGTGCCGCTGATCACAAAGGGATGGGACGTCATTTTTTATCCTTTTTATTATGAGGGGATCAAGCACATTGCACTTAGCTGGCGAGGCCTGCTGGTCTTGTTCGGAGGTTGGCTCTTTGCGCGGTTTGTGAACCGCGCGAGAATGGCTACCTATCAAGCTACCAAGCAGTCTCAGGTGGAAACGCCTGTACAGGTTTACACGCAGCCTACACGCCCTGTTCAGCGTGTTTCAGCCGCTGCTGCTGTTCTTGCAGTACCTGAACCGCCCATCCTTCAAGAGGCGATAGATGATGAAGAGTACGGAGACGAAGAAGAGTATATTGAAGATAATGAAGACGAAAACGAGGTCTCTGAAGATCGAGAGGAAGTTCTACATGCTGCGTTAGCGGCGCTCGACCAGATGGTGGGGTTAGCCCCACTCAAGGCCGAAATTCAAAGCTTTATGAAGCATATGCATGGCCATTTGATTACCCAGCGACTTGGAAAGATTGCTTCTACGAAACCCACCTTACATATGATCTTTTCAGGGCCGCCAGGTACAGGCAAGACGGAAATGGCGCGTATCATGGTCGATTTGCTCTATGGGCTGAATCTGATCGAAGAGCGTGTATTGATCGAAGCGGATCGATCCAGTATTGTCGGAACGCATATCGGTCAGACAGAAGAGAGAATGATTCATTTGTTGGAAGCGGCCTGGGGCGGGGTCTTGTTTATCGATGAGGCGTATGCGCTGGCTAAATCCGACTCGCCAAGTGATTTTGGCCAGGAAGCCATTGATGTGCTCATCAAGGCGATGGAGGATTATCGAGAAGATATTGTTGTTATTATGGCGGGTTACGCTAGCGATATGGAACGTTTCCTCGATATGAACCAGGGCTTCCGCTCTCGGGTATCGTACGCCTTTGCTTTCGCCGATTATACGCCGCATGAGCTGTCGCAAATTGCGCTGCACATGCTGGAAGCAAAGGGCTATGATTGTAGCTTTATCAAAGATGAAATCCAAGGGATTGTGAATTTCTGCCACCGTAATGGAGCAATTCAAGGGAATGGCCGCTGGGCACGAAACTTTGTAGAACGTATCGTTAAAGAACACAATGTACGCGTGTCAGCGGAAAACACCGATCGGTATGTCGGCAAAATCTTGCCTGACGATCTGCGGCTGGCCGCAGGTATGCCGCGAAAGTATGGGGATCAAGAGATCAATCATGCGGCTATCGGAAAGCGCGAGCTCCGTGACGAAGCGATGCAAGAGCTTCAGGCCATGGTGGGGTTAACTTCGCTTAAAGAACAAGTCCAAAGCATACTCCATCACGTGGAAGTGGAACAAAAACGAATACAGCAAGGGCTATCGACCGAAGCCATAAGCATGCACATGTTGTTTGAAGGATCGCCAGGTACAGGCAAAACGACGGTCGCACGCATTATCGGGAAGTTCCTGAATGGACTAGGCTTACTCACGAACGGTCACGTGGTAGAAACAGATCGTTCAGGGATCGTCGGTCGTTTCATCGGTCATACCGAGGCCAATATGAGAGAACTGATTGCCAAAGCAAAAGGCGGTATCCTCTTCATCGATGAAGCCTATGCACTGGCCAAAACCGATTCGCCGAACGATTTTGGCCGCGAGGCCATCGATGTCCTCGTCAAGGCCATGGAAGACCACAGAGGCGAACTCGTGGTCATATTGGCAGGATACAGCAAGGAAATGCAGGATTTACTTTCGCTAAATCCTGGCCTGAGTTCACGAATCCCATTTCGCTTTGGCTTTGCCGACTATGATGCGCATGAGATAGTTGAAATTGTGAAGCGTTCGTTTGCGTCTAAGCAGTTTGTACTTACGGCTGACGCTGTAGAGGCATTAGAGGAGCGAGTTGCTGCTCTATCCGCTCAGGCGGAAGGACTAGAGGGGAATGGCCGCTGGGCCCGAAATTTGCTCGATAAAGTACGTATGGAGCAGAATAACCGCTTGGTCCGAATAGGAGCCAGTGATTTAATGACGATCGAAGCAGAGGATATCGAGCGCGTAATTCAGCATATGTAA
- a CDS encoding UvrD-helicase domain-containing protein: MYSNLCSTTEQFNEEITAQTERAAAFLLDVQNARKEYFTHSVAGKLASQYKETFDYFSSGDVSGISQSTTNSINVYRGLTKFRSDWNKEFIQRELLEAEELLSDIDGKSLDAQQRVAVITDEDSNLVLAGAGSGKTLTIAGKVKYLVEHKGVKPEEILLISYTKKSALD, translated from the coding sequence ATGTATTCCAATCTATGCTCTACCACTGAGCAATTCAATGAAGAGATTACGGCACAAACGGAACGAGCTGCGGCATTTCTATTGGATGTTCAGAATGCTCGTAAGGAATATTTCACACACTCTGTAGCTGGGAAACTGGCTTCTCAGTATAAAGAAACGTTTGACTACTTCAGCTCAGGGGATGTCAGTGGGATCTCCCAATCGACTACCAACAGCATCAATGTTTATAGAGGCCTAACCAAGTTTCGATCGGATTGGAACAAGGAGTTCATCCAGAGAGAGTTGTTAGAAGCTGAAGAATTGCTTAGCGATATTGATGGAAAGTCCCTAGATGCCCAGCAGCGGGTTGCTGTTATCACCGATGAGGATAGTAATTTGGTGCTAGCTGGAGCAGGTAGTGGGAAGACGCTTACGATTGCGGGTAAGGTGAAGTATTTAGTGGAACACAAGGGTGTAAAGCCCGAAGAGATCTTGCTCATTTCGTATACCAAGAAATCAGCGCTGGATTGA